One region of Oryza sativa Japonica Group chromosome 5, ASM3414082v1 genomic DNA includes:
- the LOC4339818 gene encoding aspartic proteinase NANA, chloroplast: protein MMPAGPGPLVVVLLLSLLLLVAGIHGRLQHEEEEEEEEVQDQEGGSSSFTLPVWAPHVPESGEERREHFRALMAKDMRRMMRQVPELMSKTDMFELPMRSALNIAQVGMYVVVVRIGTPALPYSLALETANEVTWINCRLRRRKGKHPGRPHVPPAATTMSIQVDDDGGGGGSGGKSKVTKVIMNWYRPAKSSSWRRFRCSQRACMDLPYNTCESPDQNTSCTYYQVMKDSTITSGIYGQEKATVAVSDGTMKKLPGLVIGCSTFEHGGAVNSHDGILSLGNSPSSFGIAAARRFGGRLSFCLLATTSGRNASSYLTFGANPAVQAPGTMETPLLYRDVAYGAHVTGILVGGQPLDIPPEVWDEGPLGNDNPEAGIILDTGTSITYLVSAVYDPVTAALDSHLAHLPKAEIKGFEYCYNWTFAGDGVDPAHNVTIPSFSIEMAGDARLAADAKSIVVPEVVPGVVCLGFNRISQGPSIIGNVLMQEHIWEIDHMSTVLRFRKDKCINHQQLNRHHKKASSSSSSSSSSPPPYPAA from the coding sequence ATGATGCCGGCCGGTCCCGGTCCCTTGGTGGTGGTCCTCCTCCTAAGCCTGCTGCTGTTGGTGGCAGGGATCCATGGGCGCCTCcagcacgaggaggaggaggaagaggaggaggtccaGGACCAGGAGggaggcagcagcagcttcACCCTTCCGGTGTGGGCGCCCCACGTTCCGGAGtcgggggaggagcggcgcgagcACTTCCGGGCGTTGATGGCCAAGGACATGAGGCGGATGATGCGGCAGGTGCCGGAGCTCATGTCCAAGACGGACATGTTCGAGCTGCCGATGCGAAGCGCGCTCAACATCGCGCAGGTGGGCATGTACGTGGTGGTTGTCCGCATCGGCACCCCGGCGCTCCCCTACAGCCTCGCCCTGGAGACGGCCAACGAAGTCACCTGGATCAACTGCCGCCTGCGCCGGCGCAAGGGCAAGCACCCTGGGCGGCCCCACGtgccccccgccgccaccaccatgtCCATCCaagtcgacgacgacggaggcggaggagggtcCGGCGGCAAGTCCAAGGTGACCAAGGTGATCATGAACTGGTACCGCCCTGCCAAGTCCTCCTCGTGGCGCCGCTTCCGCTGCTCCCAGCGCGCCTGCATGGACCTCCCCTACAACACCTGCGAGAGCCCCGACCAGAACACCTCCTGCACCTACTACCAGGTGATGAAGGACTCGACCATCACCAGCGGCATCTACGGCCAGGAgaaggccaccgtcgccgtctccgACGGCACCATGAAGAAGCTACCTGGCCTCGTCATCGGCTGCTCCACCTTCGAGCACGGCGGAGCCGTCAACAGCCACGACGGCATCCTCTCCCTCGGCAACAGCCCGTCGTCCTTCGGCATCGCTGCCGCCAGGCGCTTCGGTGGCCGCCTCTCCTTCTGCCTCCTCGCCACCACCAGCGGCCGCAACGCCTCCAGCTACCTCACCTTCGGCGCCAACCCGGCCGTCCAGGCTCCCGGCACCATGGAGACGCCGCTCCTGTACAGGGACGTCGCGTACGGCGCCCATGTCACCGGCATCCTCGTCGGCGGTCAACCACTGGACATCCCGCCCGAGGTGTGGGACGAGGGCCCCCTGGGGAACGACAACCCAGAAGCCGGCATCATCCTCGACACCGGCACCTCCATAACCTACCTCGTGTCGGCGGTGTACGACCCGGTGACGGCGGCGCTGGACAGCCACCTGGCGCACCTGCCTAAGGCCGAAATCAAGGGCTTCGAGTACTGCTACAACTGGACCTTCGCCGGTGACGGGGTGGACCCGGCTCACAACGTGACGATACCCAGTTTCAGCATCGAGATGGCCGGGGATGCGAGGCTGGCCGCCGACGCAAAGAGcatcgtcgttccggaggtcgTCCCGGGGGTTGTCTGCCTCGGCTTCAACCGGATTTCGCAAGGCCCCTCCATCATCGGCAACGTGCTCATGCAGGAGCACATCTGGGAGATCGACCACATGAGCACTGTGCTCAGGTTCAGGAAGGACAAATGCATCAACCATCAGCAGCTCAACAGGCACCACAAGAaggcctcttcttcctcctcctcctcttcctcttctcctcctccttatcCGGCCGCCTGA